The Setaria italica strain Yugu1 chromosome IX, Setaria_italica_v2.0, whole genome shotgun sequence genome has a window encoding:
- the LOC101762846 gene encoding F-box protein SNE: protein MGGAASPPTRRPGEAAEVTELELRIQLLGGGGGGGGGGVCYNINDNADLLAEILGRLDGRSLAAAACVCRLWAAVARRDAVWEALCLRHVGPAPPAAAAAAGPATRAVVAALGGYRRLYRLCLGPALDRLGRAGALAQAQAARAHHLSLSLSLSLFSIDCYERLGVGVGGGGGGAGAAAGRQQQQPSSLLFLCKPVDVS from the coding sequence ATgggaggtgctgcgtcgcccccGACGCGGAGGCCGGGCGAGGCCGCGGAGGTGACGGAGCTGGAGCTGCGCATCCAgctactcggcggcggcggcgggggcgggggcggcggcgtgtgcTACAACATCAACGACAACGCCGACCTGCTGGCCGAGATCCTGGGGCGCCTGGACGGGCGCTCGCTGGCCGCGGCCGCCTGCGTCTGCCGCCTCTGGGCCGCCGTGGCGCGCCGCGACGCCGTCTGGGAGGCGCTCTGCCTCCGCCACGtcggcccggcgccgccggccgcggcagcggctgccggccccgccacgcgcgccgtcgtcgccgcgctcGGCGGGTACCGCCGCCTGTACCGGCTCTGCCTGGGGCCCGCGCTCGACCGTCTCGGGCGCGCGGGGGCGCTGGCGCAGGCCCAGGCGGCGCGGGCGCACCACCTGTCGCTCTccctctcgctctcgctctTCTCCATCGACTGCTACGAgcgcctcggcgtcggcgtcggcggcggcggcgggggcgccggcgcggccgccgggaggcagcagcagcagccgtcgTCCCTGCTGTTCCTCTGCAAGCCCGTCGACGTGTCGTGA